Proteins from a genomic interval of Sphingopyxis sp. QXT-31:
- a CDS encoding GbsR/MarR family transcriptional regulator → MEPSPTPDSPSPPFRLSPLAQAFVLHFGEMGSRWGINRTVGQIYAMLFLADAPRHAEQIAEALSLSRGSVSMGLKELASWNLVQLKHLPGDRRDYYATPRDVWAIFRTLVEERKKREIDPTLTTLRTLLMEPATDPGDRFAQERIAAMHEQIELLTDWYAEMERLDTERLLQLLRLGERVVKALEFKDRMLGRGKGRTEEPDDGQS, encoded by the coding sequence GTGGAACCATCCCCCACCCCCGACTCTCCATCGCCGCCGTTCCGGCTCTCCCCGCTCGCGCAGGCGTTTGTCCTGCATTTCGGCGAGATGGGGAGTCGCTGGGGGATCAACCGCACCGTCGGGCAGATCTATGCGATGCTGTTCCTCGCCGACGCACCGCGCCACGCCGAACAGATCGCCGAGGCGCTGAGCCTGTCGCGCGGCAGCGTGTCGATGGGGCTGAAGGAACTCGCGAGCTGGAACCTCGTCCAGCTGAAGCATCTGCCCGGCGACCGGCGCGACTATTATGCGACCCCGCGCGACGTGTGGGCGATCTTCCGCACGCTCGTCGAAGAACGCAAGAAGCGCGAGATCGACCCGACGTTGACGACGCTCCGCACTTTGCTGATGGAGCCCGCGACCGACCCCGGCGACCGCTTCGCGCAGGAGCGCATCGCGGCGATGCACGAGCAGATCGAGCTGCTCACCGACTGGTATGCCGAGATGGAGCGGCTCGACACCGAACGGCTGCTCCAGCTTTTGCGGCTGGGCGAACGGGTGGTAAAAGCCCTCGAGTTCAAGGACCGCATGCTCGGCCGCGGGAAAGGCCGGACGGAGGAACCGGACGATGGACAATCTTGA
- a CDS encoding cytochrome ubiquinol oxidase subunit I, with protein MDNLDPLILARIQFAANISFHILFPTVTIALGWALLGFKLAYNRTKDAAWMDAYRLWVKVFALSFAMGVVSGITMSFQFGTNWPGYMEKVGNVAGPLLAYEVLTAFFLEAVFLGIMLFGFSRVPNWVHTLATCLVAGGTTLSAFWIIVLNSWMQTPTGYEIRDGVVHATDWWAIVFNPSMPYRLTHMLLASALTVAFLIAGMSAYRWLKDGGGEGVRRTLKAAVYAAALLIPVQIFVGDQHGLNTLEHQPAKIAAMEANWETRANVPLVLFAIPDSAARTNHAEIAIPSGASLILKHRADGVVPGLDDYEGNHPPVGPLFWGFRIMVGIGVLMLAVSWYSAWHIRRRGVDALPRWLARVLVAMTFAGWLATLAGWYVTEIGRQPWLVTGVLKTADAVGPVGSTMVAGSLTLYLAVYVVLLTAYIAVLYRLARLGKAAPDDKAMFPIPGAAPGPAAPLEEGVKP; from the coding sequence ATGGACAATCTTGATCCGCTGATCCTCGCGCGCATCCAGTTCGCCGCGAACATCAGCTTCCACATCCTCTTTCCGACGGTCACGATCGCCTTGGGCTGGGCGCTGCTCGGCTTCAAGCTCGCGTATAACCGGACGAAAGACGCAGCCTGGATGGACGCCTATCGCCTGTGGGTGAAGGTCTTCGCGCTGAGCTTCGCGATGGGCGTGGTGTCAGGGATCACGATGAGCTTCCAGTTCGGCACCAACTGGCCGGGCTATATGGAAAAGGTCGGCAATGTCGCGGGGCCCTTGCTCGCTTACGAGGTGCTCACCGCCTTCTTCCTCGAGGCGGTGTTCCTGGGGATCATGCTCTTCGGGTTCAGCCGAGTGCCTAACTGGGTGCACACGCTCGCGACCTGCCTGGTCGCGGGGGGGACGACCTTGTCGGCCTTCTGGATCATCGTGCTCAACAGCTGGATGCAGACCCCGACGGGGTACGAGATTCGCGACGGCGTGGTGCATGCGACCGACTGGTGGGCGATCGTCTTCAACCCGTCGATGCCGTATCGCCTCACGCATATGCTGCTCGCTTCGGCGCTGACCGTCGCCTTCCTGATCGCGGGCATGTCGGCTTATCGCTGGCTGAAGGATGGCGGCGGCGAGGGCGTAAGGCGCACGCTGAAAGCCGCGGTGTACGCGGCCGCGCTGCTGATCCCGGTGCAGATTTTCGTCGGCGACCAGCATGGGCTCAACACGCTCGAGCACCAGCCGGCCAAAATCGCGGCGATGGAGGCCAATTGGGAGACGCGCGCGAACGTCCCGCTGGTGCTGTTCGCGATCCCCGACAGCGCGGCGCGGACCAACCATGCCGAAATCGCGATCCCTTCGGGCGCCAGCCTGATCCTGAAACATCGTGCCGACGGCGTGGTGCCGGGGCTCGACGATTATGAGGGCAATCACCCGCCGGTCGGGCCGCTGTTCTGGGGATTCCGGATCATGGTCGGCATCGGGGTGCTGATGCTCGCGGTGTCCTGGTATTCGGCATGGCACATCCGCCGCCGCGGGGTCGATGCGCTGCCGCGCTGGCTGGCGCGGGTGCTCGTCGCGATGACCTTCGCGGGCTGGCTCGCGACGCTCGCGGGCTGGTATGTGACCGAGATCGGGCGCCAGCCTTGGCTCGTCACCGGCGTGCTCAAGACCGCCGACGCGGTCGGGCCGGTCGGATCGACGATGGTCGCGGGGTCGCTGACGCTCTATCTCGCGGTCTATGTCGTACTGCTGACCGCCTATATCGCGGTGCTCTACCGGCTCGCGCGGCTGGGCAAGGCGGCGCCCGACGACAAGGCGATGTTCCCGATCCCCGGCGCCGCGCCCGGCCCCGCCGCGCCGCTCGAAGAGGGGGTGAAGCCGTGA
- a CDS encoding cytochrome d ubiquinol oxidase subunit II produces MTPFIDPWWLPVIFAGLMGLSILLYVILDGYDLGVGMLTRFEKDENRDLMVASIGPFWDANETWLVLGIGLLLVAFPVAHGLILTQLYLPVALMLVALILRGVSFEFRAKAPPEQKHRWDAAFFYGSLITALCQGYMLGAYVLGFDQSLTSVLFCLLAALGLVAGYLFVGACWLVYKVEGELQKRAVRWAEWTLWATALAMAIISVATPLLSERIFARWFRLPEIIALLPIPIASATLFVGLAIFLRRPLREKDALSWVPLATAGILFALGFVGIAYSFYPYLIADRLDIWQAAASPESLSIILIGALFVLPVILGYSVLAHWIFRGKATHLSYE; encoded by the coding sequence GTGACCCCCTTCATCGATCCCTGGTGGCTGCCCGTGATCTTCGCGGGGCTGATGGGGCTGTCGATCCTGCTCTATGTCATCCTCGACGGCTACGACCTCGGCGTCGGCATGCTGACGCGGTTCGAAAAGGACGAGAACCGCGACCTGATGGTCGCTTCGATCGGGCCCTTCTGGGACGCCAACGAGACCTGGCTGGTGCTCGGCATCGGGCTGTTGCTCGTCGCCTTCCCGGTCGCGCACGGGCTGATCCTGACCCAGCTCTATCTGCCCGTCGCGCTGATGCTGGTAGCGCTGATCCTGCGCGGGGTGAGCTTCGAATTCCGCGCCAAGGCGCCGCCCGAGCAGAAGCATCGCTGGGACGCCGCCTTTTTCTATGGTTCGCTGATCACCGCGCTCTGCCAGGGCTATATGCTCGGCGCCTATGTGCTGGGGTTCGACCAGAGCCTTACCTCGGTGCTGTTCTGCCTGCTCGCGGCGCTCGGCCTCGTCGCGGGCTATCTGTTCGTCGGCGCCTGCTGGCTGGTCTACAAGGTCGAGGGCGAATTGCAGAAGCGCGCGGTGCGCTGGGCCGAATGGACCTTGTGGGCGACCGCACTGGCGATGGCGATCATCTCGGTCGCGACGCCCTTGCTGTCGGAGCGCATCTTCGCGCGCTGGTTCCGCCTGCCCGAGATCATCGCGCTGCTGCCGATCCCGATCGCCTCGGCGACGCTCTTCGTCGGGCTCGCCATCTTCCTGCGCCGGCCGCTGCGCGAGAAAGACGCGCTGTCGTGGGTGCCGCTGGCGACCGCGGGCATATTGTTCGCGCTGGGGTTCGTGGGGATCGCGTACAGCTTCTACCCCTATCTGATCGCCGACCGGCTCGACATCTGGCAGGCGGCGGCCAGTCCCGAATCGCTGAGCATCATCCTGATCGGCGCGCTGTTCGTGCTGCCGGTGATCCTGGGCTACTCGGTGTTGGCGCACTGGATTTTCCGCGGGAAAGCGACGCACCTCAGCTACGAGTGA
- a CDS encoding TlpA family protein disulfide reductase yields the protein MIIASSARLLLVPVAALLLLAAAPGKTPTPGYPAPAFTLTTFDKRKVTLAQMKGKVVVINYWATWCAPCKAEMPMMHRYFKVNQARGLEMFGVTTEDSVSKSQLKKVSDLLSYPLSNRMSRGYGSIDNAVPSTYIIDRKGIVRHAKKGAYTEREFKAALDPLLAEEA from the coding sequence ATGATCATCGCCTCGTCCGCCCGCCTGCTGCTCGTTCCGGTCGCCGCGCTGCTGCTGCTCGCCGCCGCGCCGGGCAAGACCCCGACGCCGGGCTATCCGGCGCCCGCCTTCACCCTCACCACCTTCGACAAGCGCAAGGTCACGCTCGCCCAGATGAAGGGCAAGGTCGTCGTGATCAACTATTGGGCGACCTGGTGCGCGCCGTGCAAGGCCGAAATGCCGATGATGCACCGCTATTTCAAAGTCAATCAGGCGCGCGGGCTCGAAATGTTCGGCGTGACGACCGAGGACAGCGTGTCCAAGTCGCAGCTCAAGAAGGTCAGCGACCTGCTTTCCTATCCGCTCTCGAACCGGATGAGCCGCGGCTATGGCTCGATCGACAATGCGGTGCCCTCGACCTACATCATCGACCGCAAGGGCATCGTCCGCCACGCGAAGAAGGGCGCCTATACCGAGCGCGAGTTCAAGGCGGCGCTGGATCCGCTGCTGGCGGAAGAAGCTTGA
- a CDS encoding DoxX family protein encodes MKPGKPESRVRTMLRWLLAIAYAYAGYRHLATPAPFLAITPPWVPFPAGVVAFTGVAELAGAAGLLIPQTRKAAGWGLALYALCVWPANFHHALADIAIGGESLSWWYHGLRLALQPVIIWWALWVGGVTDWPFRRR; translated from the coding sequence ATGAAGCCAGGCAAGCCGGAAAGCCGCGTGCGGACGATGCTGCGCTGGCTGCTCGCGATCGCTTATGCCTATGCGGGATACCGCCATCTCGCGACCCCCGCACCCTTCCTCGCGATCACGCCGCCGTGGGTTCCCTTTCCCGCCGGGGTCGTCGCCTTCACCGGGGTCGCCGAGCTCGCCGGGGCGGCCGGGCTGCTGATCCCGCAGACGCGCAAGGCCGCCGGCTGGGGCCTCGCGCTCTATGCGCTGTGCGTCTGGCCGGCGAACTTCCACCACGCGCTCGCCGACATCGCGATCGGCGGCGAGAGCTTGAGCTGGTGGTACCATGGCCTGCGGCTTGCGCTGCAGCCGGTCATCATCTGGTGGGCGCTGTGGGTGGGCGGCGTGACCGACTGGCCCTTCCGTCGCCGCTGA
- a CDS encoding dipeptidase, with product MTKPSLLAGLAALTLISTPAMAQKTPEAVAEAALKKAPVFDGHNDVPWELRGSVGNVINNFDFNDTTKPKPDGTVMHTDIQRLRKGHVGAQFWSVYVPSNANEQQAVQQTIEQIDVAKRLIARYPNDLGFALTAAELESQMKAGKVAGMLGIEGGQSIGSSLAVLREMYGMGVRYMTLTHSKTTPWADSATDAPKYDGLTDFGRQVVQEMNRLGMIVDLSHVSEATMKDALEVSHAPVMFSHSGVRAVNDHPRNVPDSVLPAVKANGGVVMVVLYAAFLDPKLREHGLARTAEKARLDARYIGDPAAAAAALKAWEAANPAPQTPIGIAADHIDHLKKTIGVDHIGIGGDYDGMDATPVGLEDVTGYPRLFAELARRGYTQAELQKISSGNMLRVLKAVEAYAASQKGQPPIETPVAK from the coding sequence ATGACAAAGCCCTCCCTGCTCGCCGGCCTCGCCGCTCTCACCCTTATCTCCACCCCTGCCATGGCGCAGAAGACCCCCGAGGCGGTCGCCGAGGCGGCGCTCAAGAAGGCGCCGGTGTTCGACGGGCACAACGACGTGCCGTGGGAGCTGCGCGGCAGCGTCGGCAACGTCATCAATAATTTCGACTTCAACGACACCACCAAGCCCAAGCCCGACGGGACGGTGATGCACACGGATATCCAGCGGCTGCGCAAGGGCCATGTCGGGGCGCAATTCTGGTCGGTCTATGTGCCCAGCAACGCGAACGAGCAGCAGGCGGTGCAGCAGACGATCGAGCAGATCGACGTCGCGAAACGGCTGATCGCGCGCTACCCGAACGACCTCGGCTTCGCGCTCACCGCGGCCGAACTCGAGAGCCAGATGAAGGCAGGCAAGGTCGCCGGCATGCTCGGCATCGAGGGCGGCCAGTCGATCGGGTCGAGCCTCGCGGTGCTGCGCGAAATGTACGGCATGGGCGTGCGTTATATGACGCTGACGCACAGCAAGACCACGCCCTGGGCCGACAGCGCGACCGATGCGCCCAAATATGACGGGCTGACCGATTTCGGGCGCCAGGTGGTGCAGGAGATGAACCGCCTCGGGATGATCGTCGATTTGAGCCACGTCAGCGAAGCGACGATGAAGGACGCGCTCGAAGTCTCGCACGCGCCGGTGATGTTCAGCCACTCGGGCGTGCGCGCGGTCAACGACCATCCGCGCAACGTCCCCGACAGCGTGCTGCCCGCGGTCAAGGCCAATGGCGGGGTGGTGATGGTCGTGCTCTACGCTGCCTTCCTCGACCCCAAGCTGCGCGAGCATGGGCTGGCGAGGACCGCCGAAAAGGCGCGGCTCGACGCGCGTTATATCGGCGACCCCGCCGCCGCCGCGGCGGCGCTGAAGGCGTGGGAGGCCGCCAATCCCGCACCGCAGACCCCGATCGGCATCGCCGCCGACCACATCGATCATCTGAAGAAGACGATCGGCGTCGACCATATCGGCATCGGCGGCGACTATGACGGGATGGACGCGACCCCGGTGGGGCTCGAGGACGTCACCGGCTACCCGCGCCTCTTCGCCGAACTCGCGCGGCGCGGCTATACGCAGGCCGAGCTCCAGAAGATTTCGAGCGGCAACATGCTACGCGTGCTGAAGGCGGTCGAAGCCTATGCCGCGAGCCAGAAGGGCCAGCCGCCGATCGAGACGCCGGTGGCGAAATAG
- a CDS encoding acyl-CoA dehydrogenase family protein: MTAFDDWRARSPHYDETHEALAQSVRRFVEREVAPHIDRWEAEGELPRELHKRAAEAGILGLRYPEKYGGHSEGFDNFHGLVLTEELAAVGAGGLGASLMTHGIGLPPILALGSEELKQRVAPPVLAGDRIIALGITEAGGGSDVANLKTTAVRDGDHYVVNGGKMFITSGMRADWLTCAVRTGGPGAAGISLLLIEMDAPGVERARLDKMGWRCSDTAAIHFEGVRVPAANLIGQENGGFIGIMRNFNSERLGMAMGCCAYARVALAEAAEWAQNRETFGKPLVGHQSIRIKLADMERQIEATQAWVDLAAWQVKEGKDRPADFAMLKVQATRMLESVAREAAQILGGASYITGSKVERIYREVRVNAIGGGSEEIMLDLAGRQLFGGKR; encoded by the coding sequence ATGACAGCTTTCGACGACTGGCGCGCGCGTTCGCCTCATTATGACGAAACCCATGAGGCGCTGGCGCAGAGCGTCCGGCGCTTCGTCGAGCGCGAAGTCGCGCCGCATATCGACCGCTGGGAGGCCGAGGGCGAATTGCCGCGCGAGCTGCACAAGAGGGCGGCGGAGGCGGGCATATTGGGGCTGCGCTATCCCGAAAAATATGGCGGGCACAGCGAGGGTTTCGACAATTTCCACGGGCTGGTGCTGACCGAAGAGCTTGCCGCGGTCGGCGCGGGCGGTCTCGGCGCGTCGCTGATGACGCACGGCATCGGGCTGCCGCCGATCCTCGCGCTCGGGTCGGAGGAATTGAAGCAGCGCGTCGCGCCGCCGGTGCTCGCGGGCGACAGGATCATCGCGCTCGGCATCACCGAGGCGGGGGGCGGCAGCGATGTCGCGAACCTGAAGACGACGGCCGTGCGCGACGGCGATCATTATGTCGTCAACGGCGGCAAGATGTTCATCACGTCGGGCATGCGCGCCGACTGGCTGACCTGCGCGGTGCGCACCGGTGGGCCGGGCGCGGCGGGCATCTCGCTGCTGCTGATCGAGATGGATGCGCCCGGGGTCGAGCGCGCCAGGCTCGACAAGATGGGCTGGCGCTGCAGCGACACCGCCGCGATCCATTTCGAGGGCGTCCGCGTCCCCGCGGCGAATCTGATCGGGCAGGAGAATGGCGGCTTCATCGGCATCATGCGCAATTTCAACAGCGAGCGGCTCGGCATGGCGATGGGCTGCTGCGCCTACGCCCGCGTCGCGCTCGCCGAGGCGGCCGAGTGGGCGCAAAATCGCGAAACCTTCGGCAAGCCGCTCGTCGGCCACCAGTCGATCCGCATCAAGCTCGCCGACATGGAGCGCCAGATCGAGGCGACGCAGGCGTGGGTCGACCTCGCCGCCTGGCAGGTGAAGGAGGGCAAGGACCGCCCCGCCGACTTCGCGATGCTCAAGGTGCAGGCGACGCGCATGCTGGAAAGCGTCGCGCGCGAGGCAGCGCAGATACTCGGCGGCGCCTCCTATATCACCGGCAGCAAGGTCGAGCGCATCTACCGCGAGGTGCGCGTCAACGCGATCGGCGGCGGTAGCGAGGAAATCATGCTCGATTTGGCCGGGCGGCAGTTGTTCGGGGGTAAGCGCTAG
- a CDS encoding metalloregulator ArsR/SmtB family transcription factor: protein MERVFQALASTPRRKILAYLAHAELSAGDIAARFEMSKPAVSQHLSVLENAGLITSEKRGQFVFYRLIPDALTNVLNGYVQEVCPVSRPLKAESRVLAEKAKAASPD from the coding sequence ATGGAACGGGTTTTTCAGGCACTGGCGTCGACGCCGCGGCGCAAGATTCTCGCCTATCTCGCGCATGCCGAACTCAGCGCGGGCGACATCGCCGCGCGCTTCGAGATGAGCAAGCCCGCGGTGTCGCAGCATCTGTCGGTGCTCGAAAATGCCGGGCTGATCACCAGCGAGAAGCGCGGCCAGTTCGTCTTCTACCGCCTGATCCCCGACGCGCTGACCAATGTGCTCAACGGCTATGTGCAGGAGGTGTGCCCGGTATCGCGCCCGCTCAAAGCCGAATCGCGCGTGCTGGCGGAAAAGGCGAAGGCGGCTTCGCCCGATTGA
- a CDS encoding acyl-CoA desaturase, whose translation MRSGHDPHAVNFLIDAPAPGYRPDPVAGTVRADIPSIVWNGGMALVAIIAGPFFVTPGTVALFFLTTGAALLLGHSVGYHRMMIHGSFAARRWLARTLIWFGAFTGMAGPYGIVRAHDTRDWAQRQAGCHPFLRHGTHIVRDAWWQIYCRLDLDRPPRFDFAALDRDPFIGWLERTWRWQQAPVALLFFAIGGWGWVVWGVAARVAVANHGHWLVGHLAHNRGPQHWTVDTHGVQAYDVPWAAIPTMGEAWHNNHHAYPGSARIGLHPGQSDWGFVFIRLCERLGLMWDVQTPETLGARRGLSLVTQEETAPGAVAGAAR comes from the coding sequence ATGCGGAGCGGTCATGATCCCCATGCGGTGAATTTCCTGATCGATGCGCCCGCGCCCGGCTACCGCCCCGATCCCGTGGCGGGGACCGTCCGCGCCGATATCCCGAGCATCGTCTGGAACGGCGGCATGGCGCTGGTCGCGATCATTGCCGGGCCGTTCTTCGTCACGCCGGGGACGGTCGCGCTCTTCTTCCTCACCACCGGCGCCGCGCTGCTGCTCGGGCACAGCGTCGGTTATCACCGGATGATGATCCACGGCAGCTTCGCCGCGCGGCGCTGGTTGGCGCGCACGCTGATCTGGTTCGGCGCCTTCACCGGCATGGCAGGGCCCTATGGCATCGTCCGCGCGCACGACACGCGCGACTGGGCGCAAAGGCAGGCGGGCTGCCATCCCTTCCTGCGTCACGGCACGCACATCGTCCGCGATGCCTGGTGGCAGATATATTGCCGGCTCGACCTCGACCGGCCGCCGCGCTTCGACTTCGCCGCGCTCGACCGCGATCCGTTCATCGGCTGGCTCGAAAGGACATGGCGCTGGCAGCAGGCGCCCGTCGCCCTGCTCTTCTTCGCGATCGGCGGCTGGGGCTGGGTCGTGTGGGGCGTCGCGGCGCGGGTCGCGGTCGCGAACCACGGCCATTGGCTCGTCGGCCATCTCGCACATAATCGCGGACCGCAGCACTGGACCGTCGATACCCACGGCGTGCAGGCCTATGACGTGCCCTGGGCGGCGATCCCGACGATGGGCGAGGCGTGGCACAACAACCATCATGCCTATCCGGGTTCGGCGCGCATCGGGCTGCACCCGGGGCAGAGCGACTGGGGTTTTGTTTTCATCCGGCTGTGCGAGCGCCTGGGGCTGATGTGGGACGTGCAGACCCCCGAAACGCTCGGCGCGCGGCGCGGGCTGAGCCTTGTGACGCAGGAAGAGACGGCGCCTGGGGCGGTCGCGGGAGCGGCGCGATGA
- a CDS encoding SRPBCC family protein, translating to MNYLRTELPAALLYALGAAALILSQHAMVFLAFHALGMPLALDDAFWLFPIRQLAMLPDMSPFVAIGAFAFCLGISGALALLSLRRAERLGRGGGLALGAMIPTLQIFAVLLLALLWPRREATETRRADDPAPPYRLAMGIFAGTTLIVVAVAVSAVTTGAYGWGLFVATPFLVGLITGFLVNRGRVRSVNETAGAVAAAGVLGTFALLMLALEGLMCIVLIVPLAGGLAMIGGVIGRAAAKRLIDPRQPFYSVVLLPVIFLLDAAMPPELPIATRAAITIDAPPEAVWASLTADRPVRDKPGLVGLAGLAYPVAAHIAGEGVGAHRHGKFSTGTADERVTVWQPGRALAFRVVRQPPAMEEMSPYRKLQTPHLVGYFDTGETRFDLQPLPGGRTRLSVRAGHVLRIDPALYWGPIARWAIGKNVGRVLRDIRHDAEGRQRAGLAAHSRHGKSYAQLAD from the coding sequence ATGAACTATCTGCGCACCGAGCTGCCCGCCGCCTTGCTCTACGCGCTCGGCGCGGCGGCGTTGATCCTGTCGCAGCATGCGATGGTCTTCCTCGCCTTTCATGCGCTCGGCATGCCGCTCGCGCTCGACGACGCTTTCTGGCTCTTCCCGATCCGCCAGCTCGCGATGCTGCCCGATATGTCGCCCTTCGTCGCGATCGGCGCTTTCGCCTTCTGCCTCGGCATCTCGGGCGCGCTTGCGCTGTTGTCGCTGCGCCGGGCGGAGCGGCTCGGGCGCGGGGGCGGGCTGGCGCTGGGCGCGATGATCCCGACGCTGCAGATCTTCGCCGTTCTCTTGCTGGCGCTGCTCTGGCCGCGCCGCGAAGCGACCGAAACCCGGCGCGCCGATGACCCTGCCCCGCCCTACCGGCTTGCGATGGGGATATTTGCAGGCACGACGCTGATCGTCGTTGCGGTCGCAGTGTCGGCGGTGACAACGGGCGCCTATGGCTGGGGCCTGTTCGTCGCGACGCCCTTCCTCGTCGGGCTGATCACCGGCTTTCTCGTCAATCGTGGCCGTGTGCGCAGCGTCAACGAGACGGCCGGCGCGGTCGCGGCGGCGGGCGTGCTCGGCACGTTCGCGCTGCTGATGCTCGCGCTCGAAGGACTGATGTGCATCGTCCTGATCGTGCCGCTCGCTGGCGGGCTGGCGATGATCGGCGGCGTCATCGGCCGCGCCGCGGCGAAGCGGCTCATCGATCCGCGCCAGCCCTTCTACAGCGTGGTGCTGCTGCCTGTGATCTTCCTGCTCGACGCGGCGATGCCGCCCGAGCTGCCCATCGCGACGCGCGCCGCGATCACCATCGACGCGCCGCCCGAGGCCGTCTGGGCCAGCCTGACCGCCGACCGGCCGGTGCGCGATAAGCCCGGGCTCGTCGGCCTTGCGGGGCTCGCCTATCCCGTCGCAGCGCACATCGCGGGTGAGGGTGTGGGCGCGCACCGCCACGGCAAATTTTCTACGGGCACCGCCGACGAGCGTGTGACGGTGTGGCAGCCCGGCCGCGCGCTGGCGTTCCGCGTCGTCCGCCAGCCGCCCGCGATGGAGGAGATGAGCCCCTATCGCAAACTCCAGACGCCCCACCTCGTCGGCTATTTCGACACCGGCGAGACGCGCTTCGACCTTCAGCCTTTGCCCGGCGGACGGACCCGGCTGAGCGTACGCGCGGGCCATGTACTGCGCATCGATCCGGCGCTCTATTGGGGGCCGATCGCGCGCTGGGCGATCGGGAAGAATGTCGGGCGCGTGCTGCGCGACATAAGGCATGACGCCGAGGGTCGACAGCGCGCAGGCTTGGCGGCACATTCGCGGCATGGAAAATCTTACGCACAGCTGGCCGATTGA
- a CDS encoding M20 metallopeptidase family protein — MENLTHSWPIEADTILPDLVDLRRAIHREPELGLQNPKTLAKIKDALAGLPLEFREGPSTTGLVATLRGPANGRTVLLRGDMDALPLVEDTGLDFTSETSGAMHACGHDTHVAMLVGAAKLLCAARDRLPGTVMFMFQPGEEGHHGARFMLEDGLIDPLPDAAFALHIMPNAPHGVFAGKPGPLLASSDVLSITVKGAGGHASMPHDAIDPIPVACAIVTAIQTMVTRRVSVFDPAVITIAKIAAGTTNNIIPETAELLGTIRTLSPHRRTAVAAELKRLAPAIAEAHGCTAEVQIDEGFPVTVCDSRAAAFGQRVVEETFGEAAWLTMDNPVMGAEDFAYVLEKVPGAMFWLGASHEGSDWRSCCGLHSNRMVLDEKVMARGAALHAALAERFLNEGFNA, encoded by the coding sequence ATGGAAAATCTTACGCACAGCTGGCCGATTGAGGCCGACACCATCCTGCCCGACCTCGTCGATCTGCGCCGCGCGATCCATCGCGAACCCGAGCTCGGGCTGCAGAACCCCAAGACGCTCGCGAAGATCAAGGACGCGCTCGCCGGGCTGCCGCTCGAATTTCGCGAGGGGCCTTCGACGACGGGGCTCGTCGCGACCTTGCGCGGCCCCGCCAACGGGCGCACCGTGCTGCTGCGCGGCGACATGGATGCGCTGCCGCTGGTCGAGGACACCGGCCTCGACTTCACCTCGGAGACCAGCGGCGCGATGCACGCCTGCGGGCATGACACGCATGTCGCGATGCTCGTCGGCGCGGCGAAGCTGCTGTGCGCGGCGCGCGACCGGCTGCCCGGCACGGTGATGTTCATGTTCCAGCCCGGCGAGGAGGGCCATCACGGCGCGCGCTTCATGCTTGAGGACGGACTGATCGATCCGCTGCCCGACGCGGCCTTTGCGCTCCACATCATGCCCAATGCGCCGCACGGGGTGTTCGCGGGCAAGCCCGGGCCGCTGCTCGCCTCGTCCGATGTCCTCTCGATCACCGTCAAGGGCGCGGGCGGGCATGCTTCGATGCCGCACGACGCCATTGATCCCATTCCCGTCGCCTGCGCGATCGTCACCGCGATCCAGACGATGGTGACGCGCCGCGTCTCGGTCTTCGACCCCGCAGTGATCACCATCGCGAAGATCGCGGCGGGCACGACGAACAACATCATCCCCGAGACCGCCGAGCTGCTCGGCACGATCCGCACCCTGTCGCCGCACCGCCGCACCGCGGTCGCCGCCGAGCTGAAGCGCCTCGCCCCCGCGATCGCCGAGGCGCACGGCTGCACCGCCGAAGTGCAGATCGACGAGGGTTTCCCCGTCACAGTCTGCGACAGCCGCGCCGCCGCCTTCGGCCAGCGCGTCGTCGAAGAGACCTTCGGCGAGGCCGCGTGGCTGACGATGGACAACCCCGTGATGGGCGCCGAGGATTTCGCCTATGTGCTGGAGAAGGTCCCCGGCGCGATGTTCTGGCTCGGCGCGAGCCACGAAGGCAGCGACTGGCGCAGCTGCTGCGGCCTGCACTCGAACCGCATGGTGCTCGACGAAAAGGTCATGGCCAGGGGCGCGGCGCTGCACGCGGCGCTGGCGGAACGGTTCTTGAACGAGGGGTTCAACGCATGA
- a CDS encoding GlsB/YeaQ/YmgE family stress response membrane protein, which translates to MINILSAIVSGLIIGALARFFYPGAVAMGWVATILLGIGGSLLAGLVTSRGQREFHGAGCFASVVGAIVLIFVGRLLGIGG; encoded by the coding sequence ATGATCAACATCCTCAGCGCCATCGTCTCGGGCCTCATTATCGGGGCACTCGCGCGCTTCTTTTATCCCGGCGCGGTCGCGATGGGGTGGGTCGCGACGATATTGCTGGGGATCGGCGGGTCGCTGCTCGCGGGGCTCGTGACCTCGCGCGGGCAGCGCGAATTCCACGGCGCGGGTTGCTTCGCCTCGGTCGTCGGGGCGATCGTGCTGATCTTCGTCGGGCGGCTGCTCGGTATCGGCGGCTGA